The following proteins are co-located in the Apium graveolens cultivar Ventura chromosome 5, ASM990537v1, whole genome shotgun sequence genome:
- the LOC141725077 gene encoding non-functional NADPH-dependent codeinone reductase 2-like has protein sequence MALQIIPEVVLSSGNAKAMPVLGLGTGGLPYVTPEEVIKAVLEAIELGYRMFDTAFLYQTEEALGQAISQALSLGFIKSRDEVFITSKIWCTNNHGDRVLPALRKTLQTMKLEYLDQYLIHFPVSIKAEANPFEPNPEDVVPMDFKSVWTAMEECQILGLAKSIGVSNFSCKKLADILEFAKIPPAVNQVEMNPAWQQRKLKEFCEANGIMIAAYSPLGAAGAVWGTKGVLGSEVLIEIAKSKGKSVAHVALRWAYEQGIIIVTKSFNKERLKQNRKIFDWKLSDEECKKIAEIPQSRANLAQFLISETGHIKSVEDLWDGEL, from the exons ATGGCTCTACAAATTATTCCAGAAGTAGTTCTCAGCTCGGGCAATGCGAAAGCTATGCCAGTTTTAGGACTGGGAACAGGAGGTTTACCCTATGTAACCCCAGAAGAAGTAATAAAAGCAGTGCTTGAAGCAATTGAACTTGGTTATAGGATGTTTGATACTGCTTTTCTTTACCAAACAGAAGAAGCTCTTGGTCAAGCTATCTCTCAAGCTCTTAGTCTTGGTTTCATCAAGTCTCGCGATGAAGTCTTCATCACCTCTAAGATCTGGTGCACAAATAATCATGGTGATCGTGTCCTCCCCGCCCTTCGAAAGACTCTGCA AACCATGAAGCTGGAGTATCTTGATCAGTATCTTATACACTTTCCGGTGAGCATAAAGGCTGAAGCAAACCCTTTTGAACCAAACCCGGAGGATGTTGTTCCAATGGACTTCAAATCAGTGTGGACAGCTATGGAAGAGTGCCAAATACTTGGACTTGCAAAATCAATTGGTGTCAGTAATTTCTCTTGCAAAAAGCTTGCTGATATTTTGGAGTTTGCTAAGATACCTCCAGCAGTCAATCAA GTGGAGATGAATCCAGCATGGCAACAACGGAAGCTTAAGGAGTTCTGTGAGGCAAATGGAATCATGATAGCTGCTTATTCCCCTCTTGGAGCAGCAGGAGCTGTTTGGGGAACCAAAGGAGTGCTGGGATCTGAGGTTCTAATCGAAATTGCAAAGTCAAAAGGAAAATCTGTAGCTCATGTGGCTTTGAGATGGGCTTATGAGCAAGGAATTATCATTGTGACCAAGAGCTTCAACAAAGAGAGACTAAAGCAGAATCGTAAAATTTTTGACTGGAAGTTAAGTGATGAAGAGTGCAAGAAAATTGCTGAAATACCTCAGAGCAGGGCAAATCTTGCGCAGTTTTTAATCTCTGAAACTGGTCATATCAAATCAGTTGAGGATCTCTGGGATGGAGAACTTTAA